The DNA region GCCATCACGGCTGCTTTGACTGGCCTCTTTCCCCTGGTCAAAGGTAAACATTGCCCCTTTTCAGGCGCAAAATGGGCATATTGGCTGACGGTGGAAGCGGACAGAGGTCTTTTTAATGACCCAGGTTCTCTTTGAGGCCGACAAGAAGCTTCGCTCTTTTTGGGCACGGGTGGAACTCCAGAGAGCAGTATGATATCACCGGGGAGCACTCTAGAGTAGACTCATGCTAACAACGGCTCTCCTATCACCAGATCTTTGATGCCTGGGAGGATGGGTGGCTCGACGCCCGGGACAAGCCTGATGATAAGATCAAAGCATACGCATTTGAGAAGCCACTTCTGGCAAGGGGTATCTTGAAGGAATTCGTGAGCCTGCTCAAGACACTCTCGGATCCCGACAAGCTCAAGAAAAGATACGGTCTGAGGCCCGAGAGGATCCCCAAGTATGCGACCAGAAACGACGATGTGCCGAGGGACTTGAGATACTACTCGGATTATCTCAGCAGTGTCGACAGCCGCTTCAACATTAAGGGACTTCCTGCCTTCAACAAGAGCATCAACGACCACTTGAACTTGCTTAAGACTGTCCGTTATGTGATAGTGGGAAAGGACTACGAGCTTGAGGATGTAGTCATCCGGTTCACCGAGTTCAACCGAGACTTGCAGCTGTATACTGACAGCGAGGCCAACAACGAAGCGGCCCAGAGAATCTACGAGGTTGTCCTTACGGGTCTCCACTCGAAGCCTGACGACCCAGCACGTCTTGCCGAGGCAGCTCTGTTCGAGCAAAAGGCAACCATCGACCCCGACGCCAAGCGATTCTACGGCGACATCGCTAAATTCATcggcttctccctctccctccgaGACGTCACCGTCCTCAACGGCCGCGGCCTCAGCCCCAACATGCCCTCCCAAAAGATCTTCACCCGCCGAGACTTCTCCTTCGACGCCCCTTACAAACTCGGCCCCCACTCCACCCTCGCCCGTCTTTTGGATTATCCAACCAAATACCAAACccgcctcgtcctcgtcgagtGGGTCCCCGTCCCCAAGACCGTCAACGTCAAGACCAAGCTCGAAGGCCTCAAGTCGGAGTGGTATGTTCTCCACGCTGACAAACCCGACGGTCTCCTTTTGCCGACGGCCCAAGGTCTGGTGTACGATAACACCGACTCCAACTTCATTGGCATCGTCTTCCAACTCCCGTCGCACATCAGGACGGAAGTTCCCCCCAAGATCGCCGGCCGGGTTGATCCCCGGGTTGTCCGCTCCCCCAAGACCACGGCCGCTCAAAGGATGCCCACCAGCCTGAGGCAActcatcctccaacaaccGGCCCTCGACCTTGGCGTCCGGTTCAAGCTGGCGCAAAAGCTACTCAACTCTCTGCACTTGATGCACACGGCCGGCTGGATGCACAAGCGCATCCGCGCCGATAACATACTCTTTTTTCCCTCCCAGAGCCGAGACGGCGAGCCTGACCCGACAAGACTGGACTTTGAGAACCCTTTTCTCGCGGGCTTCCACTCTGCTCGCTTGGAGATTGAGACGTCGTCTGTTCTTGAGGTGGCTGCAAAGCCGCTGGAGCATATCCGCCCGCTTCAGGGGCTAGGTAAAGTGCTGAATCAGCCTAGGGTTGTCGCGTTGGATGCGTACCAGCATCCGGAGTATAGGTATAATGTCAACCTGCCCTACCGGAATCAGTATGACCTTTATGGGGTGGGGGCTGTGCTGTTGGAGCTGGGGCTGTGGGAGACGCTcg from Podospora pseudopauciseta strain CBS 411.78 chromosome 6, whole genome shotgun sequence includes:
- a CDS encoding hypothetical protein (EggNog:ENOG503P4SN); translated protein: MADPTAITAALTGLFPLVKEVFLMTQVLFEADKKLRSFWARVELQRAIFDAWEDGWLDARDKPDDKIKAYAFEKPLLARGILKEFVSLLKTLSDPDKLKKRYGLRPERIPKYATRNDDVPRDLRYYSDYLSSVDSRFNIKGLPAFNKSINDHLNLLKTVRYVIVGKDYELEDVVIRFTEFNRDLQLYTDSEANNEAAQRIYEVVLTGLHSKPDDPARLAEAALFEQKATIDPDAKRFYGDIAKFIGFSLSLRDVTVLNGRGLSPNMPSQKIFTRRDFSFDAPYKLGPHSTLARLLDYPTKYQTRLVLVEWVPVPKTVNVKTKLEGLKSEWYVLHADKPDGLLLPTAQGLVYDNTDSNFIGIVFQLPSHIRTEVPPKIAGRVDPRVVRSPKTTAAQRMPTSLRQLILQQPALDLGVRFKLAQKLLNSLHLMHTAGWMHKRIRADNILFFPSQSRDGEPDPTRLDFENPFLAGFHSARLEIETSSVLEVAAKPLEHIRPLQGLGKVLNQPRVVALDAYQHPEYRYNVNLPYRNQYDLYGVGAVLLELGLWETLEMLEKGDIGRRGYDPRVVPTKDDIRKDGETVERAGWKLDRIMGSTYGKVVRECLTLKPMPGDLLGLERTLVARLAHCQA